A DNA window from Selenomonas sp. oral taxon 126 contains the following coding sequences:
- a CDS encoding type IV secretion system protein, whose protein sequence is MEFGSTTFLDSLLKFFQDHCILGYQALAPHAFELITVLAVIDICITWTLYSGELRMSKIISRVMKISFFMFFILNFDQINYAILQSFQFAGITASGGTMETVPLTPSQIMDKGFEACESTLTYMMDHKLSVLGPGLVMYSTYIFVTLSAFFFMAFQVLITKIEFNVFATLAVILIPFGVLKQTQFLFQRTLSAVIAYGVKLMVMTFILGLFIALFDKSGGIPGWTPESGANFGEMLQYALSYAAMAFLMWQLPNLAAGFMNGQPSLEGQQAISGAKQIGTTVAALAAMPFTGGTSAAAAGKGAMAAKAGSAMSTRTAARGASKSVARKSFSNSNVGKNLIKGTAVGGSGGGNSGSGNSGRGSGGNSSGGNSGSNNSSGGNSGSGSHP, encoded by the coding sequence ATGGAATTTGGAAGTACAACATTCCTTGACTCTCTGCTGAAGTTTTTTCAAGATCACTGCATATTAGGCTATCAGGCACTTGCACCTCATGCGTTCGAGCTTATCACTGTACTTGCCGTCATTGATATATGTATCACATGGACGCTGTACAGTGGTGAGCTGCGCATGTCGAAAATCATAAGCAGGGTCATGAAGATTAGCTTCTTCATGTTTTTTATCTTGAATTTCGATCAGATCAACTATGCCATTTTACAGTCATTTCAGTTTGCAGGTATAACAGCATCCGGTGGGACAATGGAAACTGTGCCTTTAACACCGTCACAGATCATGGATAAGGGGTTTGAAGCTTGCGAGTCCACATTGACTTACATGATGGATCACAAACTCAGTGTTTTGGGGCCGGGGCTTGTAATGTATAGCACTTATATCTTTGTAACTTTGAGCGCGTTCTTTTTTATGGCGTTTCAGGTACTCATTACAAAGATTGAGTTTAACGTATTCGCCACACTGGCTGTGATTCTTATTCCATTCGGTGTACTGAAGCAAACGCAATTCCTTTTTCAACGCACGTTGTCTGCGGTCATCGCCTATGGCGTCAAACTGATGGTTATGACATTTATCCTAGGGCTTTTTATTGCACTCTTTGATAAGTCCGGCGGGATTCCCGGATGGACACCGGAAAGCGGAGCAAATTTTGGGGAAATGCTGCAATACGCACTTTCCTATGCGGCGATGGCTTTTCTCATGTGGCAGCTGCCCAATCTTGCTGCCGGCTTTATGAACGGGCAACCCTCTCTTGAGGGTCAACAAGCAATCAGCGGAGCAAAGCAGATCGGAACGACAGTCGCTGCATTGGCTGCTATGCCCTTCACAGGCGGCACTTCTGCGGCGGCTGCCGGCAAGGGCGCGATGGCCGCGAAGGCTGGATCGGCCATGAGTACAAGGACAGCCGCACGCGGAGCAAGTAAATCCGTTGCACGAAAATCCTTTTCCAACAGTAATGTCGGAAAAAACTTAATCAAAGGAACGGCAGTAGGCGGAAGTGGAGGCGGAAATTCCGGAAGCGGTAACAGCGGTAGAGGAAGTGGCGGTAATAGTAGTGGAGGAAACAGCGGCAGCAATAACAGCAGCGGAGGAAATAGCGGCAGCGGGTCACATCCATGA
- a CDS encoding S26 family signal peptidase, giving the protein MNFREQRKSKIFVLSVIFLTLIGSVLYFVCGKLLYCNMTDSAVRGLYAAAPNQNLARGDYVIVRLPEGIESLHVDAGFRLLKRVRGFPGESYTVDEEYLRTHDDSYRIYHKDGLPQLEAGTYTIPDGTLLLLNDTDDSFDSRYLGAIESSQIDKKVFLLLSYEPFLKLIGRGKI; this is encoded by the coding sequence ATGAACTTTAGAGAGCAGCGCAAATCTAAAATCTTTGTTCTATCCGTGATTTTTCTCACCCTGATCGGGAGTGTTCTGTATTTCGTCTGCGGAAAGCTCCTATACTGCAACATGACCGATTCTGCTGTCAGAGGGCTTTATGCCGCTGCACCGAATCAAAACCTTGCGCGGGGGGATTATGTCATCGTACGTCTGCCGGAGGGAATCGAGAGTCTGCATGTTGATGCGGGCTTTCGACTCCTCAAACGCGTACGAGGCTTCCCCGGTGAATCCTATACCGTTGATGAGGAGTATTTACGAACGCATGACGACAGCTACAGAATCTATCATAAAGATGGATTGCCGCAGCTGGAAGCGGGGACGTACACCATTCCGGACGGGACGCTGTTACTCCTTAATGACACCGATGATTCCTTTGATTCGCGGTATCTTGGGGCAATCGAGTCATCGCAGATCGACAAGAAGGTATTCCTGTTGTTGTCGTATGAACCATTTTTGAAGCTCATAGGGAGGGGTAAGATATGA
- a CDS encoding helix-turn-helix domain-containing protein — MAIEGFAGTLRKLRKERNLTQKQLADAVNLSQRQISLLESSKDIPRPETIERLRHFFNLDIDTWNNLLEQESKLSAQAMPPDTIGRRVRVMRTYFKQSQSEFAKELGISQSAMSAIEKDASTPSYEILCTLGKMGFHLNWILYGESDSLPPRAILDHVAGSHELQKINKILEGLPPDKLTAVRKAMELLLRS; from the coding sequence ATGGCGATCGAGGGCTTTGCCGGTACGCTGCGCAAATTACGCAAAGAACGTAATTTGACGCAGAAGCAGCTCGCCGATGCGGTGAACCTGTCACAGCGGCAAATCTCACTGCTTGAGTCAAGCAAGGACATTCCACGTCCGGAAACGATTGAACGGCTGCGCCATTTCTTCAATCTGGATATTGATACCTGGAATAACCTGCTTGAACAGGAAAGCAAGTTGTCTGCACAAGCAATGCCCCCGGATACGATCGGCCGCCGCGTGCGAGTTATGCGGACGTATTTCAAGCAATCTCAGAGCGAGTTTGCAAAGGAACTCGGCATCAGTCAGTCTGCCATGTCGGCAATCGAAAAGGACGCCTCTACGCCGTCCTATGAGATACTCTGCACCCTTGGAAAAATGGGGTTTCATCTGAACTGGATTCTTTATGGGGAATCCGATTCTCTACCCCCGCGTGCCATACTGGATCATGTTGCCGGAAGCCATGAGCTGCAAAAGATCAACAAGATTCTTGAGGGGCTGCCGCCGGATAAACTCACTGCTGTGCGGAAAGCAATGGAACTGCTGTTAAGGAGTTGA
- a CDS encoding cation transporter, whose product MKKAFKIRELDCAHCAQEIEDAASKVAGVNKVRVNFLSERMTLDADDARFDEIVAEIKNIVKTIEPDAVLEA is encoded by the coding sequence ATGAAAAAGGCATTCAAAATCCGTGAACTCGACTGTGCACACTGCGCGCAGGAGATCGAGGACGCTGCATCGAAGGTTGCAGGCGTGAACAAGGTACGCGTCAACTTCCTCAGCGAACGCATGACGCTCGACGCCGACGACGCACGCTTCGACGAAATCGTCGCAGAGATCAAGAACATCGTCAAGACCATCGAGCCGGACGCCGTGCTCGAAGCGTAA
- a CDS encoding heavy metal translocating P-type ATPase, translating to MTKKQKRMLMRIGGAAALFIPGMILEDSTVGIVLLLAAYALIGWDILWRAATGIRHGRVFDENFLMAVATIGALALSDYSEGVAVMLLYQIGEWFQGYAVQRSRRSISSLMDIRPDTARVVRDGAEEEVFPDEVEVGETIIVRPGERVPLDGIITKGDGLLDTSALTGESMPRETHAGDEIISGCINQTGVLEVRVTTPYEESTVERILSLVEEATDKKATTEAFITRFARWYTPAVVIGALLLAIIPPLVTGDPFSMWIYRALTFLVISCPCALVISVPLSFFAGIGGASRAGILIKGGNYLEALANADTVIFDKTGTLTKGSFHVASVIPAEGFAEEDVLFYAANAERYSTHPIGRSILRAFTGGGKSTDDTDVHAMEENAGRGISAHINGHFILLGTHDLLTAKKTVGIPPIPHTGAVYLSVDGRFAGVVHVADEIKEDAAIAVRALKERGISETVMLTGDSRWIGTSVGKSLGIDTIHAELLPQDKVAQVEARLAAKKEGKTLAYVGDGINDAPVLARADVGIAMGALGSDAAIEAADVVLMTDEPRKIATAIDIARKTMSIAWQNIVFAIGIKVVVLVLGAIGWAGLWAAIFADVGVTVLAIFNAMRALSVKE from the coding sequence ATGACGAAGAAACAGAAGCGGATGCTCATGCGCATCGGCGGCGCGGCAGCGCTCTTCATCCCGGGCATGATCCTAGAGGACAGCACGGTCGGCATCGTGCTGCTCCTCGCCGCATACGCGCTCATCGGCTGGGACATCCTCTGGCGCGCGGCGACGGGCATCCGTCACGGGCGCGTCTTTGACGAGAACTTCCTCATGGCGGTCGCCACCATCGGTGCACTCGCCCTCAGTGACTACTCCGAGGGCGTCGCCGTCATGCTGCTCTACCAGATTGGCGAGTGGTTCCAAGGCTATGCCGTGCAGCGCTCCCGCCGCTCCATCTCGTCCCTCATGGACATCCGCCCCGATACGGCGCGCGTCGTGCGTGACGGTGCCGAGGAGGAGGTCTTCCCCGACGAGGTGGAGGTCGGCGAGACCATCATCGTCCGCCCGGGCGAGCGCGTCCCGCTCGACGGCATCATCACGAAGGGCGACGGTCTGCTCGACACCTCCGCGCTCACGGGTGAGTCCATGCCGCGCGAGACACATGCGGGCGATGAGATCATCAGCGGCTGCATCAACCAGACAGGCGTGCTCGAGGTGCGCGTCACAACCCCCTACGAGGAATCCACTGTCGAGCGTATCCTCTCACTCGTGGAGGAGGCGACGGACAAGAAGGCAACGACTGAGGCGTTCATCACGCGCTTTGCCCGCTGGTACACGCCCGCCGTCGTCATCGGCGCCCTGCTGCTCGCCATCATCCCGCCGCTCGTCACGGGCGATCCCTTCTCCATGTGGATCTACCGCGCGCTCACCTTCCTCGTCATCTCCTGCCCCTGCGCCCTCGTCATCTCCGTGCCCCTCTCCTTCTTCGCCGGCATTGGCGGCGCGAGCCGCGCGGGCATCCTCATCAAGGGCGGCAACTACCTCGAAGCACTCGCGAATGCAGACACCGTCATCTTTGACAAGACGGGCACGCTCACAAAGGGCAGCTTCCACGTCGCGAGCGTCATTCCCGCCGAGGGCTTTGCGGAGGAGGACGTGCTCTTCTACGCGGCAAACGCCGAACGCTACTCCACGCACCCCATCGGTCGATCGATTCTGCGCGCCTTCACGGGCGGCGGCAAGTCCACCGACGACACGGACGTACACGCGATGGAGGAAAATGCGGGACGCGGCATCTCCGCGCACATCAACGGGCATTTCATCCTGCTCGGCACGCATGACCTCCTCACGGCGAAAAAGACCGTCGGCATTCCGCCCATCCCGCACACGGGCGCGGTCTACCTCTCCGTCGACGGACGCTTTGCGGGCGTCGTCCACGTCGCGGACGAGATAAAGGAGGATGCCGCCATCGCTGTCCGAGCACTCAAGGAGCGCGGCATCAGCGAGACCGTCATGCTCACGGGCGACTCGCGCTGGATCGGCACGAGCGTCGGCAAGAGCCTCGGCATCGACACGATCCATGCCGAACTCCTCCCGCAGGATAAGGTCGCGCAGGTCGAGGCACGCCTCGCCGCGAAAAAGGAGGGCAAGACCCTCGCCTACGTCGGCGACGGCATCAATGACGCCCCCGTCCTCGCACGCGCCGATGTCGGCATCGCAATGGGCGCGCTCGGCTCGGATGCGGCAATCGAGGCGGCGGATGTCGTCCTCATGACCGACGAGCCACGAAAGATTGCAACCGCAATCGACATTGCACGCAAGACCATGAGCATCGCGTGGCAGAACATCGTGTTCGCCATTGGTATCAAGGTGGTCGTCCTCGTCCTCGGCGCCATCGGCTGGGCAGGGCTCTGGGCGGCAATCTTCGCCGACGTCGGCGTCACCGTCCTCGCCATCTTCAACGCCATGCGTGCGCTGAGCGTAAAGGAATGA
- a CDS encoding DNA topoisomerase 3, with product MKTLYIAEKPDIGRTLATYLWKDDCKKETGYIRNGDTAVTWAIGHILMQGTPEMYGEEYKVWANYPIIPQQWITKPSANTSKQFEVVAKLLKDADVVIHAGDPDREGQLLIDEILDYCNFKGEVRRLLLSAKDDESLKRAFSDIRDNSEFEGLYHAGLARTRADWLIGMNLSRAYTVNARKYGYTTVFRIGRVKIPTLALVVQREKEIQQFKSRKFYELTGTFEKDGISFTAKYTPSATISTDEEGHVLDKKLLQAIKLKIDHTDDVVVSDVEKKTVTQQPPLPFSLDTLQIEANKVYGLSPKDTLDTVQSLYEKKIVSYPRSDCNYIPASQQGDADKIIAMLASGNALASMTDAADPGISGKAFDDAKITAHHAIIPTGEKPTNLTENEQNIFDMIAKRYLVQFYKPYVFEKTSFKFSVGDEIFVGSGREILELGFRAVEKEDQDTKEPVLSVPTLSVGDPIGKQGTSIAEKKTTPPKRFTEGTLIAAMTNIWRFVAADNPNREKLKETKGIGTPATRDTIIAELLATENKGKPIEACLTKKKKELIPTDFGIKLIENVDPSLTLPDATAEMEYALSEIASGKKTMSAYIDEIIDVVNDNIRFAETREFPFVESEDAVICPICGKGTLLKKFSPKLQKHFYICSDEACVLPEDGRKMFYEDDKGKPVIEHCPSCRTVLRRLNGKNGPFWLCAKCSKTYNDKHGHPELKK from the coding sequence ATGAAGACTCTCTATATCGCCGAAAAGCCGGATATTGGAAGAACTCTTGCAACGTATCTGTGGAAGGATGACTGCAAGAAAGAAACTGGATATATCCGAAATGGAGATACCGCTGTCACATGGGCAATCGGTCATATCCTCATGCAAGGAACACCGGAAATGTACGGCGAGGAGTATAAAGTCTGGGCGAATTATCCCATCATCCCGCAACAGTGGATTACAAAGCCGTCAGCAAACACATCGAAGCAATTTGAGGTTGTCGCAAAACTCCTAAAAGATGCGGATGTTGTAATCCATGCGGGTGATCCGGATCGGGAGGGACAGCTTCTGATTGATGAGATACTGGACTACTGCAATTTCAAAGGCGAAGTTCGGCGTCTGCTCCTGAGTGCAAAGGATGACGAGAGCCTAAAACGAGCCTTTTCAGATATACGGGACAACAGTGAATTTGAAGGCCTGTATCACGCAGGACTTGCACGAACCCGCGCAGATTGGCTCATTGGCATGAATTTATCCCGTGCATATACAGTCAATGCGCGAAAATACGGCTATACTACAGTATTCCGCATTGGCCGCGTTAAGATTCCGACGCTTGCGCTCGTTGTGCAGCGTGAAAAAGAGATTCAACAGTTCAAGTCCCGGAAATTCTATGAATTGACGGGAACGTTTGAAAAAGACGGCATATCATTTACAGCAAAATATACACCGTCTGCCACAATTTCAACGGATGAAGAAGGGCACGTGCTCGATAAGAAGCTGCTTCAGGCGATAAAATTGAAGATCGACCATACGGATGATGTTGTTGTTTCTGATGTTGAAAAAAAGACGGTGACGCAGCAGCCCCCGCTGCCGTTTTCCCTGGATACACTGCAAATTGAGGCGAACAAGGTCTATGGACTCTCGCCGAAAGATACCTTAGATACGGTGCAGAGCCTATACGAGAAAAAGATTGTGTCCTACCCGCGATCAGACTGCAATTACATTCCGGCATCACAGCAAGGAGACGCCGACAAGATCATCGCTATGCTGGCATCCGGCAATGCGCTTGCGTCAATGACTGACGCGGCAGACCCCGGTATTTCCGGAAAAGCCTTTGACGATGCGAAAATCACGGCACATCACGCAATTATTCCCACGGGCGAAAAGCCGACCAACCTTACAGAGAACGAGCAAAATATCTTCGACATGATTGCCAAGCGGTATCTTGTCCAATTTTACAAGCCCTACGTCTTTGAGAAAACCAGTTTTAAGTTCTCCGTTGGCGATGAGATATTCGTTGGCAGCGGGCGCGAAATACTTGAACTCGGCTTTCGCGCCGTTGAAAAGGAAGATCAGGACACCAAAGAACCCGTTTTGAGCGTCCCTACACTCTCTGTAGGCGACCCAATCGGAAAACAGGGAACAAGTATCGCAGAGAAGAAAACGACCCCGCCAAAACGCTTTACAGAGGGAACGCTCATTGCGGCGATGACAAATATCTGGCGTTTCGTTGCTGCGGACAATCCGAACCGCGAAAAGCTGAAAGAAACAAAGGGGATCGGTACACCGGCGACACGGGACACCATCATTGCAGAGCTGCTTGCGACCGAAAACAAGGGCAAGCCGATTGAGGCGTGTCTTACGAAAAAGAAAAAAGAGTTGATCCCCACTGATTTTGGGATCAAACTCATCGAAAACGTCGATCCGTCACTCACGTTGCCGGATGCGACCGCAGAAATGGAATATGCCCTGTCCGAAATTGCGAGCGGCAAGAAAACAATGTCTGCGTACATTGATGAAATCATCGATGTAGTCAACGACAACATCCGCTTTGCTGAGACACGCGAATTTCCCTTTGTGGAATCAGAGGATGCCGTGATCTGCCCGATCTGTGGCAAGGGTACACTGCTCAAGAAATTCTCGCCGAAGCTGCAAAAGCATTTCTATATATGCAGCGATGAGGCATGTGTGCTGCCGGAAGACGGGCGAAAAATGTTCTATGAGGATGACAAGGGCAAACCGGTCATTGAGCATTGTCCGTCATGCCGCACTGTCTTGCGTCGTCTCAATGGGAAAAACGGCCCGTTTTGGCTCTGCGCAAAGTGCAGCAAGACCTACAACGACAAACATGGACACCCTGAACTGAAAAAGTGA
- a CDS encoding transglycosylase SLT domain-containing protein, protein MKRLCIAIIAVLLLLPSAAMAMPPFPGGAVTSPFGERDAGGAASKFHRGIDIGTESGTPIHAPFNGYVEHGAGDGFIYWVEIRTPEGGSLLFGDCAEATMGCAVGYVAEGTVIGYTGGDAYDGPLGYSSGPHSHVEYRLNGTHGSQIDPVPYLQSLGVDLSGNVVGAGGGAAMDNAVIPWGIESMQKIGESINGFMEYLVEMIGKSYNLLQEAGLALLFVLCVIDLALPILTAGLEFSLPQLAGKFVKYGLLYVILLNWQMIVNDFFLAFVSSVSGTFVGDPSVIEQNVSQPQLLVQKSIAMMNPALNKIASFGTFEFTYNLSNIIVIWISSYFVIGTFFVLACYVMVVYVEFYLAAMIAVFTLPFTAFGFTKFVAEGSLGGVVSNTIKLALVSIMVGLCVFCVKDATVPKDLFDAELPGQVQMGGNGGITGPPEYIAMATAAAQKYGVPVNLFLAQIQLESNWNPNAVSEAGALGIAQFTPETAAGWGIDPLNPEQALDASAHYMKNLYEMFGDWNYALAGYNGGPYSIERGEPLPAWANKYINLVYQRMSGSYVAKASITTEQSVKHLLMCVGLIALAVLTMRIPKVFMRSLGGRYEL, encoded by the coding sequence ATGAAACGCTTGTGTATTGCTATTATAGCCGTTCTGCTCCTACTCCCTTCGGCAGCAATGGCTATGCCGCCGTTTCCCGGCGGTGCTGTTACATCACCGTTTGGAGAGCGTGATGCGGGCGGTGCGGCAAGTAAGTTTCACAGAGGAATTGACATCGGCACAGAGTCCGGCACGCCGATCCATGCGCCGTTCAATGGATATGTTGAACATGGCGCAGGTGACGGCTTTATTTACTGGGTTGAGATTCGCACGCCAGAAGGGGGCAGCCTCCTTTTTGGCGACTGTGCAGAGGCAACAATGGGCTGCGCCGTGGGATATGTTGCTGAGGGAACTGTGATTGGTTATACGGGCGGGGACGCCTATGATGGGCCTCTTGGGTATTCCTCGGGACCGCACAGTCACGTCGAATACCGTTTGAATGGAACACATGGCTCTCAAATCGATCCTGTCCCCTACCTCCAATCCCTTGGTGTCGATCTGTCCGGCAATGTTGTCGGCGCTGGTGGTGGCGCGGCGATGGATAATGCTGTGATTCCGTGGGGCATCGAATCCATGCAGAAGATTGGCGAATCAATCAACGGCTTCATGGAATATCTTGTTGAGATGATCGGCAAGTCATATAACCTGCTCCAAGAGGCAGGGCTTGCCCTCCTGTTTGTTCTCTGTGTGATTGATCTCGCTTTGCCGATCCTGACGGCAGGACTCGAGTTTTCGCTTCCGCAGCTGGCAGGAAAATTTGTCAAGTACGGTCTTCTCTATGTGATACTGCTCAATTGGCAGATGATCGTCAACGATTTCTTCCTCGCATTCGTGTCCAGCGTCTCAGGGACGTTCGTTGGCGATCCGTCTGTTATCGAACAGAATGTATCACAGCCGCAGCTTCTTGTGCAAAAGTCGATTGCGATGATGAATCCGGCACTCAACAAGATTGCTTCGTTTGGCACGTTTGAATTTACGTACAATCTAAGCAACATCATTGTTATATGGATTTCATCGTATTTCGTCATCGGCACATTCTTTGTGCTCGCCTGTTATGTCATGGTTGTGTATGTCGAATTCTATTTGGCTGCGATGATTGCCGTGTTCACTCTTCCCTTTACCGCTTTTGGTTTCACAAAATTTGTCGCGGAAGGATCGCTGGGCGGCGTTGTATCCAATACCATCAAGCTGGCTCTGGTATCAATCATGGTCGGTCTCTGCGTGTTTTGCGTCAAAGATGCCACTGTCCCAAAGGATCTCTTCGACGCGGAGCTTCCGGGGCAGGTGCAGATGGGAGGCAACGGCGGCATAACCGGGCCGCCGGAATACATCGCTATGGCAACGGCAGCCGCACAGAAATACGGTGTCCCTGTGAATCTCTTCCTTGCACAGATTCAGCTGGAATCCAACTGGAATCCGAATGCCGTAAGTGAAGCGGGTGCACTAGGAATCGCACAATTTACGCCGGAAACAGCAGCAGGATGGGGGATTGACCCGCTCAATCCGGAGCAAGCCCTTGACGCCTCCGCACACTATATGAAAAATCTGTATGAGATGTTTGGAGACTGGAACTATGCCCTTGCTGGGTATAACGGCGGGCCATACAGTATCGAGCGCGGAGAGCCGCTGCCGGCATGGGCGAACAAGTATATCAATCTGGTCTATCAACGTATGTCCGGCTCGTATGTTGCAAAGGCATCCATCACAACGGAGCAAAGCGTCAAGCATTTGCTCATGTGTGTCGGTCTGATTGCCCTTGCCGTCCTTACGATGCGCATACCGAAGGTATTCATGCGGTCGCTGGGAGGACGTTATGAACTTTAG
- a CDS encoding ISL3 family transposase, which produces MYENFNMFLLKLPESCKKFIADDCIEFHLPRKHHHCPICGSQATYVHDYRKQNLCGFSPEIKYIYNRRRYRCQDCGKAFSEDNSFIDRFQRMPRSEIEHIIQEHGDPVPSSFIAHRHDISPTTVIRHFAHAESAAKEKEAVNEEALSAVISLDEFRGNAGAKFQVVVNDLQHRKCCDIIDDRSVATLYDRIRSYPLADRENVVMVSIDLSPLFRKLIEDCLPNAEIAADKFHAVRLANDALDSIRKEVQTHLDPSQRKWFKNSRRTLLKRKHKLTPTERIKLSQMFALSEKLALAHALKEEYYRLFDSTDRATYKERLREFKEHVLASGIAPFMCVLKTLEQWKEEIWNGIRTGYNNGFTEGCNNTIKVLKRVCYGFRNFENFRRRILYILNNEARKSRRTKVS; this is translated from the coding sequence ATGTATGAAAATTTTAACATGTTTTTGTTAAAACTGCCAGAGTCCTGCAAGAAATTTATTGCGGATGACTGCATTGAGTTCCATCTCCCGCGCAAGCATCATCATTGCCCCATCTGCGGATCGCAGGCTACCTATGTTCATGATTACCGAAAGCAGAACTTATGTGGATTCTCGCCGGAAATAAAGTATATCTACAATCGCCGGCGCTATCGCTGCCAAGATTGTGGGAAGGCATTTTCCGAGGACAATTCATTCATTGATCGGTTTCAGCGTATGCCACGCAGCGAAATTGAACACATCATTCAAGAGCATGGTGATCCTGTTCCGTCATCATTCATTGCACACAGGCATGATATTTCTCCCACGACCGTTATACGTCACTTTGCACACGCCGAGAGTGCTGCAAAGGAAAAAGAAGCCGTAAATGAAGAAGCCTTGAGTGCCGTCATCTCGCTTGATGAGTTTCGCGGAAACGCCGGTGCAAAATTTCAAGTCGTGGTCAACGACTTGCAGCATCGCAAATGCTGCGACATCATCGATGATCGCAGCGTGGCGACACTCTATGACAGAATCCGGAGCTACCCGCTTGCGGATCGTGAAAACGTCGTGATGGTCAGCATAGACCTCTCCCCGCTCTTTCGCAAACTTATCGAAGATTGCCTTCCCAATGCCGAAATAGCGGCCGACAAGTTCCACGCCGTCCGTCTCGCCAATGACGCCCTTGACAGCATCCGAAAAGAAGTGCAGACACACCTTGATCCGTCACAGCGAAAGTGGTTTAAGAACTCCCGACGCACGCTGCTCAAGCGGAAACACAAACTTACCCCAACGGAACGTATCAAGCTGTCACAGATGTTTGCGCTTTCCGAAAAGTTAGCCCTTGCCCATGCGTTGAAAGAAGAATACTACAGGCTTTTTGACAGCACCGATCGGGCGACCTATAAGGAACGGCTACGAGAGTTTAAGGAGCACGTTCTTGCTTCCGGTATCGCTCCATTTATGTGCGTCCTGAAGACTTTGGAACAATGGAAAGAAGAAATTTGGAACGGTATTCGTACAGGCTACAACAACGGATTCACGGAAGGATGCAATAATACCATCAAGGTTCTAAAACGTGTCTGCTACGGATTCCGTAACTTTGAGAACTTCCGTCGTCGCATTCTCTATATTCTCAATAACGAAGCACGAAAAAGCCGTCGAACCAAGGTTTCCTAA